The DNA region TACGACGACCCGCACGGGCACCCGCACGTCTTCACCGGCGACTGCCTCTTCCCCGGCGGCGTCGGCAACACCTGGAAGGACCCCGAGGCCTTCGCGAGCCTGCTCCACGACGTGGAGACCAAGCTCTTCGACCGGCTCCCCGACGAGACCTGGGTCTACCCGGGCCACGGCAAGGACACCACCCTCGGTGACGAGCGCCCGCACCTCGCGGAGTGGCGCGAGCGCGGCTGGTAGCCCCCGGGCACGGCCAAGGCGCCCCTGGTGACACCGGGGGCGCTCCCGCGCGCCCCCGTAACCCGGACGGCGGGCGGGTAGTTGGCGCGACATGCACACCGGTCACGCTCCGTCGCCGCCCACGGCCCGCCCCGCGCCCTCGATGGGGCGGCTCGCCGCCGCCTCGCTCGTCGGCACCGCCATCGAGTTCTTCGACTTCTTCGTCTACGGGACGGCCGCCGCCCTCGTCCTCGGACCGCTCTTCTTCCCGACCTTCTCCCCCGTCGCCGGCACCCTCGCCGCCTTCGGCACCTTCGCGATCGGCTTCCTCTCCCGGCCGCTCGGCTCGGTCGTCTTCGGCCATGTCGGCGACCGCTACGGGCGCCGCCCGGTCCTGTTCGCCTCGCTGCTCCTGACCGGCTGCGCCACGGTCGCGGTCGGCTGCGTCCCCACGTACGAGAGCATCGGCGTCGCCGCTCCGATCCTGCTGCTCGTCCTGCGCTTCCTCCAGGGCCTCGGCCTGGGCGGCGAGTGGGGCGGGGCGGTGCTCCTGACCGCCGAGCACGCCCCGGCGGGACGGCGCGCGCTGTGGGCGAGCTTCCCGCAGATCGGGCCCGCCGTGGGCTTCCTGCTCGCCAACGGGGTGATGCTCGCACTGACCGCCGGGCTCGGGGACGCGGACTTCCGCTCCTGGGGCTGGCGGGTGCCGTTCTGGGCGGCGGGGCTGCTGGCCGCCGCCGGTCTCGCGCTGCGCTCCTCGCTCGCGGAGACCCCGCAGTTCGAGGCGCTGGCCGCCGAGGGCCAGCAGGCGAGCGCGCCGCTGCGGGAGGTCGCCCGGAGCCACTGGCGCCTTGTGCTGCTCACGGCGGGCGCGCTCGCGGTCGGCTACGCCGTCTTCTACACGGTGTCCACCTGGGCCCTGGCGTACGGCACCGAGCGGCTCGGGGTGCCGAGCACGGTGATGCTGACCTGTGTGATGGCGGCGGTGGCGATCAAGGGGGCGACGACCCCGTTCTTCGCGCTGCTCGGCGACCGCTACGGGCGGCGGAGGCTGTGCCTGGCGGGCTGCGCGGCCTCGGCGCTGTGGATGTTCCCGATGATCGCGCTGCTGCACACCGCCCGCCCGCTGCTGATGTTCCTCGGCTTCCTCGGCTCGCTGCTCGCCTTCATCACGATGTTCGCCGTGGTCGCCGCGTACCTCCCGGAGCTGTACGAGCCCCGGGTCCGCTGCACCGGCGCGGCCGTCGGCTACAACCTGGCGGGCGTCCTCGGCGGCGCGCTGACTCCGATCGTGGCGACGGCCGTCTCCGACGGCGGCGAGGGCCCGCCCTGGGGCGTGGCGGCCTATCTGACGGTGGTGGCCCTGGTGAGCCTGGGCTGTTTCGCGCTGCTGCCGGAGACGCTGCCGGGCCGGGCGGAGGTACGGGAACGGGAACGCGAACCGGAGGGTACGCCCGCCTAGCCCACCCGCATTGCGGGCACTCTGTGTGGTTTTTATGTTGCGGAGAGTGATTCTCCCATGTGAACCACGTCCGCCCCCCGGAGGCCCCGTGCCCAGGTTCAGAGTCCTCGCCGTCGCGACCACAGCGGTCGCGGCGGTCGCCGCCGTTCCGACCACCGCCCACGCCCAGGAGTTCGTCCCGTGCAGCGCGACGGCCCTGCGCAACGCCATCACCCGGGCGAACACGACGCCCGGGCCGAGCACGCTGTATCTGTCGTTCGGCTGCACCTATCAGCTCACCGTGGAGGACAACCCGGGCAACGGGCTGCCCCTCGTCACGAGCGAGATCGACATCATCGGCAACAAGAGCACGCTCCGGCGCGCGTCCACGGCGCCGAACTTTCGGATCCTGGAGGTCCGGGGCCCGGGCGGCAACCTCACCCTGCGGAACCTGACCGTGCGCGACGGCCGGTCGACGTCCGGCGGCGCGGGCGGCGGCGGCATCGCCGTCGGCTTCGGCAGCCGGGCCACCCTGGACACCGTCGAGGTCACCCGGAACCAGGCGCTGGTCACCGGCCCCGGCGGCGGCATCGTCGCCGGCGGCTCGCTGACCCTGCGCAACAGCACGGTGAGCTACAACATCGCCCAGGACGAGGGCGGCGGCGTGTCCGCGCACGGCCCACTGACCCTGTCGAACACGACGATCACGGGCAACAGCGCACGGGCCGAGGTCGGTGGCATCGTGGTGCACGGCACGCTGACCGCCACGAACAGCCGGGTGACCGACAACGCCGACGGAGAGGCCACGGGCGGCATCCGGGTCCGCTCCGGTGCGACGGCCACCCTCACCGACACGCTGATCCGCGGCAACACCACCGCCCGGCAGAGCGGCGGCGGTGGTGCCGCGGGCGGTATCAACAACAGCGGCTCGCTGACCCTCGAACGGACCACGGTCTTCGCGAACAGGGCCCTCGGCACCGCCGACCAGGGCGGCGGCATCGCCAACTTCGGCGACGCCGCCGTCGCCACCATCCGGAACAGCTCGGTGACGCACAACCTCGCCCGCGGCAGCCTCACCAGCGCCGGCGGCATCCTGAACACCGGAGGCACGGTGTCCCTCACCGCGACTCCGGTGACGGACAACCTGGCCTCCAACTGCACCCCCAGCAGCCCCGCCGTCGCCGGCTGTACGGGCTGACGCAGCGCGCCTCAGGCCTCGACGCCCTCGCGGCCGGCCTCGGCGACCGCCGCCCGCTCCGCCTCCCGCCCCGTCTCCCTCTTCGTCGCGATCAGGCTCGTGATCGTCGTGACGATCAGCACGCCGCAGATGACGGCGAGGGAGAACGGGATGGAGATCTCCGGGACGTGGACGCCCGACTCGTGCAGCGCGTGCAGCACCAGCTTCACTCCGATGAAGCCGAGGATCACCGACAGGCCGTAGCTGAGGTGGACCAGCTTCTTCAGCAGGCCGCCGATGAGGAAGTACAGCTGGCGCAGGCCCATCAGGGCGAAGGCGTTGGCGGTGAAGACGATGTACGGGTCCTGGGTGAGGCCGAAGATCGCCGGGATGGAGTCGAGGGCGAACAGCACGTCGGTGGTGCCGATCGCCAGCATGACGATCATCAGCGGGGTCAGCACCCGCTTGCCGTTGTCGCGGATGAAGAGCTTGGTGCCGTGGTAGCGGTCGGCGACGCCGAACTTCTTCTCGATCGACTTGAGGAGGCGGTTCTCCTCGAAGTCGTCCTCCTCCTCGTCGGAGCGGGCCTCCTGGATGAGCTTCCAGGCGGTGTAGATGAGGAAGGCCCCGAAGAGATAGAACACCCAGGAGAAGCTCGCGATGATCGCCGCGCCTGCGGCGATGAAGATCGCACGGAGCACCAGGGCGATCAGCACGCCCACGAGCAGCACGCGCTGCTGGAGGTGGGACGGCACCGAGAACTTCGCCATGATCAGGACGAAGACGAAGAGGTTGTCGACGCTCAGCGACTTCTCGGTGATGAAGCCGGCGAAGAACTCGCCCGATGCCTTGCTGTCACCGAAGACCAGCAGGCCGAGGCCGAACAGGGCGGCGAGGGCGATCCAGACGCCCGTCCAGATGCCCGCCTCCTTGGTCGACACCTCATGGGGCTTGCGCCCGATGAAGAAGTCGATCGCGATCAGGGCGCCCAGACCGAGAATGGTCAGCACCCACAGGGTCACAGAAACGTCCACTGCGCCTCCGGCGTCGTACGGCCGACGGATCGGCCTCGTCGTTGCCGGAGGTCTCTTCCACCCGGGTCACCCGGGCCGACGCCCCGGGACCAGGTGTCCGACCTGTCCGTATTGACGGGTACGCCGCGCATGGGGAGTACTCCCCTCCGCTGAGAGGAGACTACCCGAATACCCAAGGATTGGTAAAGGGATGGGTAAAGGCGAACCAAAAGCGCAGGTCAGAGGTTCAGGGACCCCACTGCCCTCGGGAGTCGGAGAGCTGGGCGAGCACCTGGCGCAGTATTGAGCTGCCCGCCGGGAAGGCCGGCGGCTCGTACGTCCAGGAGTGCCCGACCCAGGGGTCGGCCAGGTGGTCGTCGGGCACCGGGGTCAGCCGGGTCAGGCAGCGCCACAGCGGGTCGAGCACCGGCCCGTACGCCGCCGCGTCGGCCCGGTCCGCGACGAGCAGCAGATGGGTGCCGACCGACGGGCCCTCGTCGGCGAGGTAGCGCAACTGGTTGACCGCACGGTCGTCGAAGCCGTGCGGGAAGTCGTGCACGATCAGCAGTTCCTCGGCCGTGTCCAGACCGGGCGGCAGGTCCTCGGCGGCCCCGGCGCGGGACGCCATCTGCAGCAGATCGACCCGCTCGGTGAGCTGCTTCAGTACGGCGGAGACCCCGGCCGCACCGGCGGCCGGCGGGCCGGCGAGGACGCCCGCCTCGACGAGCGGGGCGAAGGCGTGCGCACCCGCGCCGGCGGCGTCGATCACCCGGACCCGGAAGCGGCCCGCGGGATGCACGGCGAGCAGCCGCACGGCGTGCGCGACGGCGCTCTCCAGGGCGAGCCGGCGCAGCTCGGCCTCGTCGAGCAGCATCGCCGCCTCGGAGTGGCCGCGCCCGGAGTCCACCCAGAGTCCGCGGGCGAGCGGGAGGCGGGCCAGGAAGGGAACGCGCAGGCCGGTGCGCTCAGGGAGGTGGAGGTCGCCGAGGCGGACGGCAATCGGGGCCTCCATGGGCACCCGGTAGGCCTGCCAGACGGGGCTGTCCCAGCGGGCGTACGCGGCGGGCAGGGCGGGCTCGACCACCTCGGACTCGGCGGTGAGCTGGGCGAGGTCGCGGTCCAGGGCCTCCTGGGCCCGGTCGGTGAGTTCGTCGTGCTTGGCCTTGGCCGCGGCGCGGGCGGCGTCGCCGGCGCCGCCGATGCGGCTGCGCGGGTCGGAGAGGACCCGGTCGAGCTCCTGGTCGAGCCGGGACTCGGCGAAGTTGCAGGCGCTGCGGTAGGCGGCGGTGGCGCGGGCCAGGTCCTCGAACATGCCCCACACCTGGTTGTAGAGCCGCTCGTCCATGGTCCAGCCGCTGGCGTCGCCGGCGACGGGGGCCGGGAAATCGGCGGGGGCTGCGGCAGCGCCGGGGGCGGCGTCCTGCTGCGGCGCGGGGCCGGGGGCCGCGGCGGCGGCCGGGCGGCGGCGCGGGTGGGTGTAGTCGATGGGCCCGTCGGCGCTCGGCGCGGCCGGGGGCTGGGCCGGGGCCGGGGGCGGCGGCGTGACCGGGGGCTGGACCGGGACGGCGGGCTGGGTCTGGGCGGCCTGGTGGGCGCGCTCGCCCTCGGGAACCCGGCCGGCGGCGTCCTCGGCGCGCGCAGCGGGGGCGGGGACGGCGCGGGCCGGCCCCTGGGCGACGGCGTCCAGGACGGAGCCGGCGAGTTCGGGGGCGCGGTCGAGGCCCTGGTCGGCGAGGAGGGCGGCGAGCCCGCCCTCGTACCCCTGGCCGACCGCGCGGACCTTCCAGCTGCCCTGGCGGCGGTAGAGCTCCAGGGCGACCACCGCGGACTCGCGGTCGAGTCCGGTGATCGTGTAGTCGGCGATGCCGGTGCCGTCGGGTGCGGTGACGGTGACGACGGGCGCGGCCGAGGCGCCGAAGCGGGTGGGCCCGCCGGTGCCGAGCGGCAGGGCGAGCAGGACGGAGACCCGGTGGACGGTGTCGCGCACCGCCTCCAGGTCGACCGCGAGCCGGTGCCGGGCGGCGGCCTGCCGGGGCACCTCCACGCCGGGCAGTTCGGCGGCCCCCGGGTGGGCGAGGGCCTCGGGGCCGGCGACCCGGCCCTGCTCGTCGCCCAGGGTGGCCGCGGCGAGGACCGGATGACCGGCCGAGACCCGGATCTCCAGGCGGGTGTGGGGCAGGGGGTGGTTCTGCCCCCGGACCAGCTCGGCGGTCATCTGCTCCGTCTCTCGTTGCGAACGTGGGCGCTGCGGCGCCGGGTTACAGGACCGGGAAGATGCTCGGCATCAGGTCCTGGAAGGTCCGGCCGTTGGCCGGGTTGCCCAGGGCGGTCATCTGCCAGCCGGAGCCGGCCCGGTGCACCTTGGCCATGATCTGGGCGGTGTACTGGCCACCGCCGTTGAGCGTGTAGCGGGCGAGCTCCTGGCCGTTGGTCTCGTCCACGAGGCGGCAGAACGCGTTCTGCACCTCCTGGAAGGTCTGGCCGGTGAAGGAGTTCACCGTGAAGACGATCTGGTCGATGTGGACGGGGACCCGCTGGAGGTCCACCAGGATCGCCTCGTCGTCGCCGCCCTGGCCCACGCCGCCGACCAGGTTGTCGCCGGTGTGGCGGACCGAGCCGTCGTCGCTCACCAGGTGGCGGAAGAAGACCACGTCGACCGGCTGCTTGTCGGCGAAGAGGACCGCGGAGGCGTCGAGGTCGATCTCGCGGGTGCGCGAGCCGAACAGGCCGCGGCGGGGTGCCGCCTGCCAGCCGAGCCCCATCCGTACGGACGTCAGGCTGCCGCCGTCCTTCTTCTCCAGGCTGATGGCCTGCCCCTTGGTCATGTTGACCGTCACGCGCTGCCCCTCTCATCGGTGTGAGCAGCACCCTACGCAGGGGCACTGACAGCGTGCCCGGAGAGGCCCGGTTTTGTGTCGGTCTTGCAACACACCGGGCCGTGCGGCGGGCCGTTCCCGGGCGCCGCGGCCCGGGCGGCCGTCAGGCGAGTCCGGCCTCCTTCATCTGCCGCAGCTCCTTCTTGAGTTCGGACACCTCGTCGCGGAGCCGGGCGGCGACCTCGAACTGCAGCTCGGCGGCGGCGGCCCGCATGCGGTCGGTCATCTCCTCGATGATTCCGGCGAGTTCGGCCGCCGGCCGGTCGCCGAGTTCCAGGGTCGCGCCGGACTTCGCGGCCTTGCCCGCCTTGCCCGCCTTGGCCTTCGGCGCGTGGGCGGCGAGCGACGGGACGGGGGACGTGGCGCCCTTGCCGTCCTTGCCTCCCTTGCGGTAGCCGGTGCCGAGCAGCTCCTCGGTGTCGATCTCCTCGCGGGCGATGGTGGCCACGATGTCGTTGATCTTCTTGCGGAGCGGCTGCGGGTCGATCCCGTTGGCCTTGTTGTAGGCGACCTGCTTCTCGCGGCGCCGGTTGGTCTCGTCGATGGCCTGCGCCATCGCCGGGGTGATGGTGTCGGCGTACATGTGGACCTGGCCGGAGACGTTTCGGGCGGCGCGGCCGATGGTCTGGATGAGCGAGGTGCCGGAGCGCAGGAAGCCCTGCTTGTCGGCGTCGAGGATGGCGACGAGGGACACCTCGGGCAGGTCGAGGCCCTCGCGGAGCAGGTTGATGCCGACGAGCACGTCGTACTCGCCGGAGCGCAGTTCACGCAGCAGCTCGATGCGGCGCAGGGTGTCGACGTCGCTGTGCAGATAGCGCACCTGGATGCCGAGCTCCAGGAAGTAGTCCGTGAGGTCCTCGGCCATCTTCTTGGTGAGGGTGGTGACGAGGACCCGCTCGTCGCGCTCGGTGCGCAGCCGGATCTCGTGCACCAGGTCGTCGATCTGGCCCTCGGTGGGCTTGACGACGACCTCGGGGTCGACGAGGCCGGTGGGGCGGATGATCTGCTCGACGAAGCCGTCGGAGCGGGACAGCTCGTAGGTGCCGGGGGTGGCCGACAGATAGACGGTCTGGCCGATCCGCTCCTGGAACTCCTCCCACTTCAGCGGCCGGTTGTCGAGCGCCGAGGGAAGCCGGAAGCCGTGGTCGACGAGGGTGCGCTTGCGGGAGGCGTCGCCCTCGTACATGGCGCCGATCTGCGGGACCGTGACGTGCGACTCGTCGATGACGAGCAGGAAGTCCTCGGGGAAGTAGTCGAGGAGGGTGTTGGGCGGGGAGCCGGGCTCGCGGCCGTCGAAGTGCATCGAGTAGTTCTCGATGCCGGAGCAGGAGCCGATCTGGCGCATCATCTCGATGTCGTAGGTGGTGCGCATGCGCAGCCGCTGCGCCTCCAGGAGCTTGCCCTGCTTCTCCAGCTCCTTGAGGCGCTGCTCCAGCTCGGTCTCGATGTCGTTGACCGCGCGCTCCATGCGCTCGGGGCCGGCGACGTAGTGGCTGGCGGGGAAGACGTACAGCTGCTCGTCGTCGCTGATGACCTCGCCGGTGAGCGGGTGCAGGGTCGACAGGGCCTCGATCTCGTCGCCGAACATCTCGATGCGGACGGCGAGCTCCTCGTACACCGGGAAGATCTCGATGGTGTCGCCGCGCACCCGGAAGGTGCCGCGGGCGAAGGCCATGTCGTTGCGGTTGTACTGGATGTCGACGAAGCGGCGCAGGAGCTGGTCGCGGTCGATCTCGTCGCCCACCTTGAGGGAGACCATCCGGTCCACGTACTCCTGCGGGGTGCCGAGGCCGTAGATGCAGGAGACGGAGGCGACCACGACCACGTCGCGCCGGGTGAGCAGCGAGTTGGTGGCGGAGTGGCGCAGCCGCTCGACCTCCTCGTTGATCGAGGAGTCCTTCTCGATGTAGGTGTCGGACTGCGGGACGTACGCCTCGGGCTGGTAGTAGTCGTAGTACGAGACGAAGTACTCCACCGCGTTGTTCGGCAGGAGCTCGCGGAACTCGTTCGCCAGCTGGGCGGCCAGCGTCTTGTTCGGCGCCATCACCAGGGTGGGGCGCTGAAGCTTCTCGATCATCCAGGCGGTGGTCGCCGACTTGCCGGTGCCGGTGGCGCCGAGCAGCACGACGTCCTTCTCGCCGGCGCGGATGCGCCGGTCGAGGTCGGCGATGGCCGCCGGCTGGTCGCCGCTGGGCTGGTAGGGGCTGACGACCTCGAAGGGCGCCACCGTACGTTCGATCTTGGAAACGGGCCGCATGTGACCACCGTACGACCCGGCACTGACAGCCGGGCGACGATCGGCCCCGGCGGGGTCGCGCTACCAGTCCTGGGAGCGGTACGTGCCGCGGTGGGCGGCCCGGCGGCCGGAGCGCGCGGCGGGGCGGGCGGCGGACCAGTTGGCGGGCTCGCCGTAGGCCGCGGCGCGGCGCGGGGAGGGGACTCCGGGGAGGTGGTGCGGGTGGCCGCCGCGGCCGCCGGGGCGCTGCCAGTCGGGCTCGCCCATGACGAGCAGCGGGTCGAACATCACGACGACGGCGGCGAGCAGCAGGAAGACGCCGGGGCCGATCAGCATGGGCAGCAGGAGCGAGGTGGCGCTGTCGCCGCTGCCGGCGGCGGCGGTGCCGTGCAGCCGCACGTCGACGGCGGCCATGGCGGTGTAATGCATGCCGCTGACCGCGAGTCCCATGACGACGCTGGCGCCGAGGCTGGCGAGGAAGCCGTGCACGGAGACGGCGGCCCACAGGGCGGCGGTGGCGGCCACGACGGCGATGACCACGGAGAGGGCGACGGTGAGGGTGTCGTACCGGACCTCTCCGTGCAGTCGCATCCCGGCCATGCCCAGGTAGTGCATGGTGGCGACGCCGAGGCCGGTGATGGTGCCGCCGGTGACCAGGGTCAGCGGGGTGGCGCCGCGGTAGCCGACGATGAAGATGCCGATGCCGACCATGAGGATGGCGACGCCGAGGCTGGCGAAGGTGATGGGCCGGTCGTAGCTGATCGGGGCCTGCCGGACCGAGAAGCCCATCATGGCGATGAAGTGCATCGTCCAGATGCCGGTGCCGATGGAGGTGGCGCCGAGCGCGAGCCAGCCGGCCTTGAAGGTGTCGCGGTGGCGCAGCGACCTGGTGGTGCAGCGCAGGCCCAGGGCGCCGCCGAGGCAGGCCATGAGGAAGGCCGCCACCGGCGTGACCAGTCCGTAGCTGAATCCGTCGACCGTGCCCTGCATCAGCGTCTGTCCTCCACCCCGAGTGCCACGTTCGTTCGTCCGAAAACAGTCGGTACCGCTGAGTAGTGCTATCGGATTATGGCGTCCGCCGAGGCCGTCCGGCCATGGGGTCCGGGAAAAGTCCGGACCGGTTGTCGGTGGCGGGTCGTACGGTGGGCGGCATGGAGCAGGAGATGCCGGGGACACCGGCCGGGCCGGAGCGGGGACGGGTGGAGTGGGCGGTGGTGCCCAGCGCCATCGGGCCCCTGCTGCTCGCCGCGACGGAGCGGGGACTCGTGAGCGTGGTCTTCCACGCGGACCCGCGCGTGCGGGAGCGGGCCCTCGACCGGCTCGCAGGCGCGCTGGGCGCGGACCTCGTGGAGCTCCCCTCCGGCCGCCTCGCCGAGCCGATACGGCAGCTCGCGGCCTACTTCGACGGGAGTCTCCGGAGCTTCGACGTCAAGCTCGACTGGTCCCTGGTGACCGGATTCAACCGTCAGGTGCTGCGCGAACTGGCCACCACCGTCCCGTTCGGAACGGTGGTGGGATATGGCGACCTGGCCCGCCGGGTGGGCCGGCCGGCGGCCGCCCAGGCGGTCGGCGCGGCGATGGGCGCCAATCCGCTGCCGGTGGTCGTGCCGTGCCACCGGGTGGTGGAGAGCGACGGCGGCATCGGCGGCTTCGGCGGCGGCCTGGAGACCAAGCGGCAGCTGCTCGCGCTGGAGGGGGTGCTGCCGGAGCCGCTGTTCTGAGGGGCGGTGGCTGGAGGGCTGTTCGGCCATCGGCGGCGGGCCGGGGGACGGCAGTCGGGGCGGGCGGCAGGTTCGGGGTGAGGTCCGGGCCAGTGGTGCGGCAGGCGCCCGGAGGCGCGGCACGGACAGGCGTACGGCCCGGGCCGGGGGTGCGGCGCGCGTCGGATGGGGGACGTCGGCACACGCCCGGCAGGCATCGGGCCCGGCCCGGTGCCCATGGCTGCTGCGGTGGGCGGCACCTGGGCGTTCCCAGGCCGCGGGGTGGCTGGCACACTGCGTAAGTGACCACAGCCCCAGACGCCCCTGACGCCGCCCTGCCGGCCGGGGGG from Streptomyces fradiae includes:
- a CDS encoding TerC/Alx family metal homeostasis membrane protein; its protein translation is MDVSVTLWVLTILGLGALIAIDFFIGRKPHEVSTKEAGIWTGVWIALAALFGLGLLVFGDSKASGEFFAGFITEKSLSVDNLFVFVLIMAKFSVPSHLQQRVLLVGVLIALVLRAIFIAAGAAIIASFSWVFYLFGAFLIYTAWKLIQEARSDEEEDDFEENRLLKSIEKKFGVADRYHGTKLFIRDNGKRVLTPLMIVMLAIGTTDVLFALDSIPAIFGLTQDPYIVFTANAFALMGLRQLYFLIGGLLKKLVHLSYGLSVILGFIGVKLVLHALHESGVHVPEISIPFSLAVICGVLIVTTITSLIATKRETGREAERAAVAEAGREGVEA
- a CDS encoding TerD family protein; the protein is MTVNMTKGQAISLEKKDGGSLTSVRMGLGWQAAPRRGLFGSRTREIDLDASAVLFADKQPVDVVFFRHLVSDDGSVRHTGDNLVGGVGQGGDDEAILVDLQRVPVHIDQIVFTVNSFTGQTFQEVQNAFCRLVDETNGQELARYTLNGGGQYTAQIMAKVHRAGSGWQMTALGNPANGRTFQDLMPSIFPVL
- a CDS encoding methylated-DNA--[protein]-cysteine S-methyltransferase, producing the protein MEQEMPGTPAGPERGRVEWAVVPSAIGPLLLAATERGLVSVVFHADPRVRERALDRLAGALGADLVELPSGRLAEPIRQLAAYFDGSLRSFDVKLDWSLVTGFNRQVLRELATTVPFGTVVGYGDLARRVGRPAAAQAVGAAMGANPLPVVVPCHRVVESDGGIGGFGGGLETKRQLLALEGVLPEPLF
- a CDS encoding TerD family protein, translated to MTAELVRGQNHPLPHTRLEIRVSAGHPVLAAATLGDEQGRVAGPEALAHPGAAELPGVEVPRQAAARHRLAVDLEAVRDTVHRVSVLLALPLGTGGPTRFGASAAPVVTVTAPDGTGIADYTITGLDRESAVVALELYRRQGSWKVRAVGQGYEGGLAALLADQGLDRAPELAGSVLDAVAQGPARAVPAPAARAEDAAGRVPEGERAHQAAQTQPAVPVQPPVTPPPPAPAQPPAAPSADGPIDYTHPRRRPAAAAAPGPAPQQDAAPGAAAAPADFPAPVAGDASGWTMDERLYNQVWGMFEDLARATAAYRSACNFAESRLDQELDRVLSDPRSRIGGAGDAARAAAKAKHDELTDRAQEALDRDLAQLTAESEVVEPALPAAYARWDSPVWQAYRVPMEAPIAVRLGDLHLPERTGLRVPFLARLPLARGLWVDSGRGHSEAAMLLDEAELRRLALESAVAHAVRLLAVHPAGRFRVRVIDAAGAGAHAFAPLVEAGVLAGPPAAGAAGVSAVLKQLTERVDLLQMASRAGAAEDLPPGLDTAEELLIVHDFPHGFDDRAVNQLRYLADEGPSVGTHLLLVADRADAAAYGPVLDPLWRCLTRLTPVPDDHLADPWVGHSWTYEPPAFPAGSSILRQVLAQLSDSRGQWGP
- a CDS encoding MFS transporter, giving the protein MGRLAAASLVGTAIEFFDFFVYGTAAALVLGPLFFPTFSPVAGTLAAFGTFAIGFLSRPLGSVVFGHVGDRYGRRPVLFASLLLTGCATVAVGCVPTYESIGVAAPILLLVLRFLQGLGLGGEWGGAVLLTAEHAPAGRRALWASFPQIGPAVGFLLANGVMLALTAGLGDADFRSWGWRVPFWAAGLLAAAGLALRSSLAETPQFEALAAEGQQASAPLREVARSHWRLVLLTAGALAVGYAVFYTVSTWALAYGTERLGVPSTVMLTCVMAAVAIKGATTPFFALLGDRYGRRRLCLAGCAASALWMFPMIALLHTARPLLMFLGFLGSLLAFITMFAVVAAYLPELYEPRVRCTGAAVGYNLAGVLGGALTPIVATAVSDGGEGPPWGVAAYLTVVALVSLGCFALLPETLPGRAEVREREREPEGTPA
- the uvrB gene encoding excinuclease ABC subunit UvrB, whose translation is MRPVSKIERTVAPFEVVSPYQPSGDQPAAIADLDRRIRAGEKDVVLLGATGTGKSATTAWMIEKLQRPTLVMAPNKTLAAQLANEFRELLPNNAVEYFVSYYDYYQPEAYVPQSDTYIEKDSSINEEVERLRHSATNSLLTRRDVVVVASVSCIYGLGTPQEYVDRMVSLKVGDEIDRDQLLRRFVDIQYNRNDMAFARGTFRVRGDTIEIFPVYEELAVRIEMFGDEIEALSTLHPLTGEVISDDEQLYVFPASHYVAGPERMERAVNDIETELEQRLKELEKQGKLLEAQRLRMRTTYDIEMMRQIGSCSGIENYSMHFDGREPGSPPNTLLDYFPEDFLLVIDESHVTVPQIGAMYEGDASRKRTLVDHGFRLPSALDNRPLKWEEFQERIGQTVYLSATPGTYELSRSDGFVEQIIRPTGLVDPEVVVKPTEGQIDDLVHEIRLRTERDERVLVTTLTKKMAEDLTDYFLELGIQVRYLHSDVDTLRRIELLRELRSGEYDVLVGINLLREGLDLPEVSLVAILDADKQGFLRSGTSLIQTIGRAARNVSGQVHMYADTITPAMAQAIDETNRRREKQVAYNKANGIDPQPLRKKINDIVATIAREEIDTEELLGTGYRKGGKDGKGATSPVPSLAAHAPKAKAGKAGKAAKSGATLELGDRPAAELAGIIEEMTDRMRAAAAELQFEVAARLRDEVSELKKELRQMKEAGLA
- a CDS encoding MHYT domain-containing protein, which codes for MQGTVDGFSYGLVTPVAAFLMACLGGALGLRCTTRSLRHRDTFKAGWLALGATSIGTGIWTMHFIAMMGFSVRQAPISYDRPITFASLGVAILMVGIGIFIVGYRGATPLTLVTGGTITGLGVATMHYLGMAGMRLHGEVRYDTLTVALSVVIAVVAATAALWAAVSVHGFLASLGASVVMGLAVSGMHYTAMAAVDVRLHGTAAAGSGDSATSLLLPMLIGPGVFLLLAAVVVMFDPLLVMGEPDWQRPGGRGGHPHHLPGVPSPRRAAAYGEPANWSAARPAARSGRRAAHRGTYRSQDW